The genome window TGGAGCTGGTCACCATGGCTGTGATGGCTGGGAAGACAGACAGGGTGACTGTGAAGACCAACACCAGGCACAGCGCCGTCAGCCAGATCTGGGAGCCAGAGGAAGGGGTGTGAGGGGGCGGCCAGACTCGGAGCCCAACATGCGGCCCCAACCCCTCCACCCAAGCCTTGGCCCCAAGAGCGGGACACTGGGGCCTGGCCCAGCGTGTCCCTGACCTACCATGACCCTGTCACCTCGGGGTGGACAAGCTGAGTACTAAGGTCTTAGTCCATTCTAAGAGTCTTTGGGGTAGGCTGGAGAGAGCAGCTCTCTCTTCCCCAGGGATGAGGGTTGGGGTTGTATCTAAGCCAAACCTTCCGGAGGACAATGAAAACTGAAGGTTTTTCTGGCTTCTGGGGTTCCTCTGgttccacctctgtctccttctcaaGGTCAAGATCCAGAGTCAGGGCTGCCCTCTGGGGGCTGTTGGGAATCCCATTCTTCTCAtctggggcaagaggagagggcaGGGTCATGCCTGTGACAACCAGGCCGGAGGAGGGGAGATTCCAAGCAGTTAAAACAAGTGACCCTCCACCAGCCCAGGTGCAGGCCAAGAGAATTAATGGAAATATGCCAACCTactatttattgggcttccctggtggctcagttggtaaagaactgcctacaatgcaggagacccggattcaatccctgggtccggaagatcccctgcatCTTCCCTAATGGccattcactccagtattcttgcctggagaatccatggacagaggagcctggtgggctacagtccaccaggggcttgcaaagagtcagacacaactgagcaactaacactttcactttcactgtttattAAGTACATACATGTACCAGGCACAGTTAAGCACCTTAGATGGATTATTCCACTACCGTtgctttataaaaaacaaaaacaaaaaaatcccccGAGGCTCAGAGGGGTTATGTGACTTGACTGAGATCACACAGCTTGGATGTCATGAAGCTAGGATTTAAACTCAGACACACCTGGATCTAGGACCTGCAAGCCTGAAGCTCTGCTGCCTCCCTGTTTTATGGaggaggaaaccgaggcccaAAGGGCAACTGAAGGGATGACTTTAATCCCACTGACTTCCCTTCAAGATCGTCTGCCTCTGCTCACTTGAGGCTCCTAGAGATGAGGGCTCTAGCTGGGGACAGAGGCGAAATGCTTCCCTATGGAGAGGGCTCCAGCCTCCCCTGGCTCTTCCACCTCCCCGGCAGGGTCCCGGGCTCACCAGACTGGAGAAGCTCAGCTTTGGTCTCCAGCTCCTGACTGTGCGCCTTCGATGGTTTCTTGGCCAGATAGTAGCGGGCAAACTTCTGCAGAAGGAAAGCGTTGTCCCTGCCTGGCTTGGGCTGAGGTGCCTggatccctccccaccctgctgaCTTAGAGGCTGGGGTCCCCCAGTGGCTGACTCCTTTGGGGATCAGGACTGGGCCCCTCTGCCTCCTTTGGCTTCTCTCAAGGCCTCAGACTCAGGGCGGTATCTGTGATGCTCCGAAGTGGGCCTCAAGCCCAATACCAGGCTCACCAGGTGGGGCAGGCTCAGGTAGCACACGATGGACATGATGGTGCCCATGCAGGGCGTGATGAAGTACCCCAGGGCAGACGTCTGGGCATCCACGCCACCTGTGCAGAGACTTCAGCTGCAGAAGGGAGGTGATGGTCCACCAGCTCCCGCAGGGAGCTTGTCCTACTTCGCAGTACACACATCTCAGATTCACCTCCTGGCCTCTTCCATTCCTCCCACTGACACTCAGGACCCTTGTGCAGGGGGCCCTGGCTCGGCCCTTTGCATCTCTCACTCGGTCATTtttgttgagcacttactatgtgctcaTTATAAATGCATGCTTCTTACAATCTGAGTATGGAGCTGTAAGAATCATTCAGCTTGGGAAGCAAACACAGGTAAGTGCCTTATCCAATGCCCCCGGCTAGAGAACAGTGGAACCAGAGTTCAGACCCAAGTCTATCTGATTCCCACACCTGTCTCCCCGTTCCTCAACCTCAACCTACTGGCACAGGCCAGTGCTGGCCTCAGGAATCCTGCCCTGGGCCCCAAGTTAACCCAGTCCTCACCCATCATTCTCTCATGGTAGGACTCAAGAGCCCCATACCCAATCCCCAGCTCCCCCATCACCCCATCACCTCTGTATCCACCACAGCCCAAAACATCTCACACTTAGCACACGCTCTGCTCCCCAGAATCCCAGACTGCCACCCAAATCTACTCACTGGCCATGGATATGAGCATGGCAAGGGCAGCGAAAATCCCAGCCAGGCCCTGGCCACTGAGGAAGAGGGTGCTGTACTTGGAAGGCATGGTGCCCAGTTGTCCGAAGAGGCTGCCTTGCAGAACTGCACCGAAGGCTGTGGAAGGACATGATTGGGGGCCGCTGCTCAACTAGGCCAGCCCCGAGGGCTCCCTGTAGGGGGTGTTGGCTGGGTGCACAGGGGACTCTGGACTAGGTTGGACACTCTGGTGTAACACCCCACATGCATTCCTCTTCCGAGGTGCAGCCCTGGAtgtgaggggctgggggccagaaGACCTGCTCTCAGGTCACTGCGGGGCCTGGGATGAGTGACTTTTCCTctcctctgggccttggtttctcaTCGGGGATATGGGTGATGTTTCTTCTGTCTTCCTTTCGATACCTTGGGCCCTTTCAGTTACAAGAGGCTCGGCTGAAGCCCTGgttgggcagggtggggaggtggggaggggaggtgctCACAGTTGATGAGCCAGACGGAGGCCATGGTGATGGAGAAGAAGATCCCGGGGCTCATGTCCACCTTAACCAACACCGCCGTCAGGGTAAAGAGGAGCAGGATGACCAGCAGGCTGCCCAAAATCCGCACCCTCTCAGGAATGCTGTTTGgaagggggagagggcagagtGGGCATCGCTGGGCTCAGGCCAGGCGAGGGGAGGAGGGCAAAGAGTTTCATCCCAGCGCTGGACAGTGGGGACTGGGGAGAGACGCAGAGGCCGGGGAGGGAGGATGGGAGGGCTTCCCGCCGCCCCCCCACCGCCTGGGGCCCAGATGGAGCTGCCTCAGCAAACGGGGCGGGACCCAGGGGGCGGGCCTGAGACTGAGCCCGGGGGGCGGGGCTCTCACCACTGGTACAGGAAGGAGTTGAGGAGTGTGAAGAGCAGCAGCGGCAGCTGCGACAGCAGCGTCACCCAGTTGTTGAAGTTGAAGGTATCTGTGGGGCTCGTGTGGTTGGTGCCCAGGGTCTCGGCGGTGCTGTTGGCCCCCGCCAGCCGCCCCTGGAAGTACTGCCAGGAGGCCAGGGGGTAGGGTACAGGGTTACCCCACAACCTACCTAGCCTCGGGAACCCCCCAgccttcttcctctgcctcctcccacgCCCGGGATCACTCCGTTAACTTCTGTGGgactgtctctctctccttgcgCTGTCTCCAGTACCTGGCACGTAGTCGGAGCTCGATGAACGGGCACGGAATCGAACTGCCAGCCCAAGCCCTAAGAACCCCCAGCTTGGGCCGTGCTCCATCTCTGGATCACCCCTCCTCTCCGGTGCCTCGGTcgcggcccccacccccactcctgcaGCAGTTTCTAGATTCCTGGGTATTTATGGAGCTCTGACTGTAAGCCAGGCTCTGGATCAGATGCTGACCAACTGCTTTCTCTCTGGAACACACATCCTGCCACAGCTCTGCTcaactgccccctccccacccatggCTCCTTGTGGTCTGCAGGGCAAAGCCCTAAGGTTATGGAACAGCATTTGGGGTCTTTCAGAACTAGTTTCCGTTTTGTGGCCCATTTCTTGTTCCATCCTGCTAAAGCTCCATGCACCCCAAGCTCTGGCCCTTTCTCTGTACAGGTTGGCACTCTCTGGCTCTTGTTGCCTTCACCTGGCTGCTGGCTCTGTTTGAAATTCCCTCCCCTCTCTGACCACTCACCTTCCCAACACAAATACTTTACCTACCCTTCTCCCAAGTTACAGATCACCTGATTATTAATCAGAAGGAGTGGCTCTCTCCCCTGGGGACACACTGGACTCTGCTCCAAGCCTGGGATGGCACATGCCATGTTACATTACCAACATTTCCTTGGCACCTATCTTGCTCTCAAGACCAGGGGCTGGTTCATCTTTGGGTCTCCAGGGCCCAGCACAGAGCTAGGCACTGAAGAGGCATCTGGAaagttgttgcttttaatatacAAGAATAACCTCCTACCAAAGAGAACACAAGCCCCGGATTCCTACCTTCCTTTGAAATAATGTAAGCTCGGTGAGGATGCAATCTTCCTCAGCTGTGGTTCCTCCTGTAACCCCAATGCCAGGAACTCTAGGTGTACATTGGATGAATGAATGTAATTCatgatatttcaaagaaaatcgAAGGCTTGGATAACCACTTTTGGAGTTACCAGCCCAGGAATAATGACAAAGGGGAGGTGGGTGGGTAGCTCCTTGCTGGCTCCACAGGATATCCTGACCTGGTGGCCTTGGGCTAGGATCTGGGCATTTCTGAAAGCTTGTGGATCCTAGCCATGAGAGAGGGACCTCTCCTCTCTGCGGCTTTCTGTTTCAGCCGACAAAGGGCACACAGTGAGGAttccctaggaaatcccatggacagaggaccccggtGGGGCTCCAGTCCactgcggtcgcaaagagtcggaccgactgagagactgacactCTCACAGGCAGCGTGGTAGGGAAAGGCCGCTGGAGGGACGGCTGGTGGTTGTGGCCTTGGATCTATCATCCCAGCCACGAGTCTCACCGGGATGGCTGTGATGAAGAAGTTCCAGGGGAGGAGGGTGCCCAGCCCGAGGATAAAGAAGCTGATCCCGACCAGGTGGTAGCTGTGAGGATCAGACAGAAGGTCACTCGGAGGACTTGCCGCTCCGGCGGCCCCTCCGCCTCCCAGACcagcaccctcccccaccccgctcgGAGAGCGGACTACAACCCCCATCACCCAGGCTCAGGAACCGGAGGCGGGGGGCTGACGGGAATTGTAGTTCCAACTGGTCTTTGCGCTTTAGAGAGCCCAAGGGGAGCGGCTCTGCGCTGCCCACGGCCGCAGGATCCCAATACGCCGCACCCTACATGGTCCCCAACTTGCCTGTCCCGCGGTGCGTCTCCTCGTGCCATGGCCGCCCGGCAGGATGAGCCCGGGTGGGAGAAAGAGGCGGGCGCCGCACTTGCACCTGCCCCGGGGCCCGTGGGCCACGCCGGGGACCCGGGAGGCTGGGTCTGGCCGGTGGTGGACAAGGGAAGCGGGGTCGGGTCTTCTACGGTCCGAGGCCGGGCAGTGGAAGGCGGAAGCCGGGCAGGGAGCCCCACGCCAGTTTCGCCCAGTCTCAAGTACCGCAGGCTAGGACCTCGGCTCCGCCCCCGGGGCGGAGACAGTGGGGAGCCCCACCCCTCCCGACCCCCGAGGACCGGGGACTCCAGACCCCAGCCCACCCACGGCCTGACCTCGTGGTCCCCGGACTCCGCCGCTCCCCGTGCCACCCGTGAGGCtgtgatccgggaagattccccCGAATCTGCGGGCGCCGGGCCCCGACCCGTGCGGGCGGGTTGGGGGAGGTAGTAGGGGTCTCGGCCCCGCCCCGGGCCCCTGCCCAACGGAGTGCTGTGGAGCTGACCGGGCGCGAAGTTCTCCAGGCTCCGGCAAGACCGAGGTGGTGCCGTGGAGGTGCTAGCACTCGCTAATGTGCAAGACCACTGGGTGGTGGTAACCCGAGAGCGGCCAGCCCCGGGGGAAGCCGGAGAGACCGTCTGTCGCCGGCGGTCCTGGCGGGCTGCACTGAGCTGGGTCCCTCCGGGAGGCAGAAGGGAGGGCCAGGTGTCGGAGCTGGCAGAGCCCGCTGGCAGATCTGGAAGACAGACAGATGAACTCTTCTTCTGCAGCGGGTGCCTGGGGAATCGCCGGGACTTTGGGGCGCACAGCGGAGGGTCGAGTCCCTCGGGGGCGTCcagaggggcttcctggtggcggTGTGGCTAAGCTTCGGAGCAGTGGTTCCGGAGGAAAGGGAGACCCAGAGGAGCGTCCAGGCCTGCTCTCTAGTCTTACGTGGTGCTCTCCCATGGTGAGtgccacttaaaaaaagaaaaattacttttagggactttgctggtggtccagtggttaagactccgcggCCTCTGCAGGGGAAACGAGTTCGATcgctggtcggggaactaagatcccgtgtgccggcttcccaggtgctgctgagGGTAAAAGATCtgccagtcaatgcaggagacataagcgagacaggttcgatccctgggtcaggaagatgccttgaagaaggaaatgccaacccactgcagtatcctttcctggagaatccccacggacagagcctggtgggctacagtccatggggtctcaaagagttgtacaggactgagcgactcacacacacacaggcagctgGGTgcagctaataaataaatatgactttCAACGATCCTATGTCACATCGTAGCAAACATTGAGATGcattcagctcccagtctttttccGTGAAAAACTTTGTAAaccattgcatttttgaaattaattttctctaacTCATATAATTTACAAGAGGGTTTGTTTTCTCTGCAGTTGCTGTGCGTAATGGAGATGCTGGAGAAATTTTGtcacaaattattttcataagtAATGACATTTTTTGGCCCTTTCCTGGTtacgtgtgtgtgttttctccagTCTGTGAGGCAAAGACTGTTTATTTAGTATGGTGTTTATTGCAAACATCTAGAGCAGCTGCCTGGTACATAGCACACGCTTGAAAAATGTTTGGTTAACAAATGGATTGCAGTGATATGCAAGTGATTTTCTAGAGAAGAGAGTCAGCTTTAAATTACAGTGATTGAGAAAGTTACTGTGCCTTCAATTTGCTTTCAACCTTTTAGAATATGACAAAGAGGAAAGTCTCAATTGTGTTGCTAACATTTTAACACTTGTTAATCTCTATTTAggtaatctctctctctctctctctctccacccccccccccacacacacacacagaactgacCTCAGAGCTTTTGCTGACAATTTTACCTAAATAGAGattaacaatttttattaaaactttcattctgtgtttttatagttactttatttttagggctGCTTATGCTGGTTTCCTATTTATTATAATAGCTACTTTTCCTTgaagatgaatttatttatacatttaatataaattaacataaatttaCTTATGAAAAATGAGTCATTTATAGACAATTTATAGAAAATGAAGCCCCATTTGGTGCTGCAGGTGGGGGTACAGCTGAGACACAGGTTTCCATGGAAAGACATGAGGAACTgaggtttgagaaacactgcattCGTGAGGCAGTAAGCTAAGACGATGAGGGCATTTCTCCAAGAGAACAGCCCGTACCAAGGTCAGGGACATGAGAATGCCAAGACATCCAGGGACATACAAATAGATCCCTTTGGCAGGCACggcagggggaggggacagagccTCTGCAACAGCAGGTCTAGTTATGACCGAGTACTGAGTAAGGCGTGTGGATTTCATTTTAAAGGAGGAGTTCTCAGCGCAGTGAGGctcagtcattcttttttttttaattttatttacatatttatttttggctacactgggtctttgttgctatgcatgagttttctccagttgtggtgctcgggcttctcgttacagtggcttctcttgttatggagcacaaGCCGTAGGCTTCGGTACTTGTGGCTCTAGAACATagtctcagtagctgtggcccgaccatgggcttagttgcccagaggcacgtgggatcttcctggaccagggatcaaacccatgtccgctgcgtgggcaggcagattcttacccactgtaccaccaggaaagtccaatcaTCCTCCTAATATGCATTCTGTTACTATCCTGCAATGAAATTCACCTATCCTAAAGCctatttacacacacaaaaatcaacgTCAATAAAATACCTGATTGTTCTACCCAGTGCCAGCGGAAGCCAGAAcaggagttcccacccatgacaaaggtcatgcggagaggcCTGATACGCAAAGGTGAGTCAGGACTCAAGGGGCACCCCCTGgacctgcctgagcatctacccaaaaccagaatctgtctgttttactattttacgactttcaccaactcctctgacattaacgggggagggggggggcctatccctgaccacctttctctgaaggaaatcaacttaaagctctagttaataagcctcctgggcataataggagtgtttaaatccaaacccctcagacgGCTccctaacttgcctgacaggtttacccggactcctacagctacgcatatgattctttacagtctcccaactgagaggcatgggaagcttaagatattcaaatagtatagagcctctcggagagttagaaatttttagaactagtagaagatttcattgttgagccaatgcttgctgccaagtttccacatcccctgtattgtatccttgaaagtgtattaattaatatagttggtacatagaagaaataagtagtggccttggtgctaccaactttagacccttaaagtaataaattctttccttgttgtaaacccactgcacctctgccctataggaatgcaactttatctaacaccttcggaggatggcgccaaactttaaaataattactcttagagaaaataagtcttatggttgacaaacctttatcagagtcataaaatgttaacaggccttctggccagaagatgatgtaaatcacctaaaccatttatatacgataagtttgcagaaaagcaaagactgctgactttgcatgatttcacaccccctattatcctctatgcacgacttaaggtatataagctccctttgaaaataaagctacgggccttgctcaaagcttggtctccccgtgtcgttctttcttgtttctttttctctctttttctcttctgatctTCCTTCAGGCCAAAATAATTGGAGTGCGGAGGTCCTCTGAGACCacttacttgcctgggcttctaagacccacttgagaaggtggggcaccttcagtGATTCGAGAGAGCGCccgcggcctccgtggtcagagcaaacctggtgtcacgggttatattgattttccgagTAAACCAGTTATAATGAGCCTCTAATCTCTTTGCTTTGCTATTCTAATCGCCGACGACATCATCCTGaaggaatccctggatccaactggggctggaccccagtagCCCAGGATAAAGAAGAATGCATGTTTGAGTATGTTAATGCTCAGGCACAGTGAAGCAATCTGATGCTGGcaatgccgggagccggcatattgcatattgagtgcatattgcatattgaatattgagtgcagcactttccacagcatcatctttcaggatctggaatagctcaattggaattctatcactgccgggagcaggagctccgcccatggcaaaggtcatgaggaaggaggcttggcacacgcaaaggcgggatcgagcctcaggagtccccctggaaattctcgagcatctacccccaaaaccagagtctgcctactttcggctttgtgctctcacctacacctctgactttacgggggctgtcccccactacctctccctgaaaaaagagttagcttacagctccagttaataattcctgggtgtgacagtgtttcaacctacaaactcctttggaaatcctctagcctgcctgaataggtttttccggccacatgtgattgttcagagcctcccaactgtgagaggcaggagatgttctaaactgcctaaacacagattcctttgagtagttaaaagattgattagaaattgtattggtgaagggtttttcagttgttgggccaatgtttgctgctaagtctccatact of Bubalus bubalis isolate 160015118507 breed Murrah chromosome 5, NDDB_SH_1, whole genome shotgun sequence contains these proteins:
- the SLC29A2 gene encoding equilibrative nucleoside transporter 2 isoform X4; protein product: MARGDAPRDSYHLVGISFFILGLGTLLPWNFFITAIPYFQGRLAGANSTAETLGTNHTSPTDTFNFNNWVTLLSQLPLLLFTLLNSFLYQCIPERVRILGSLLVILLLFTLTAVLVKVDMSPGIFFSITMASVWLINSFGAVLQGSLFGQLGTMPSKYSTLFLSGQGLAGIFAALAMLISMASGVDAQTSALGYFITPCMGTIMSIVCYLSLPHLKFARYYLAKKPSKAHSQELETKAELLQSDEKNGIPNSPQRAALTLDLDLEKETEVEPEEPQKPEKPSVFIVLRKIWLTALCLVLVFTVTLSVFPAITAMVTSSTGPGKWSQFFNPICCFLLFNVMDCLGRSLTSYFLWDAYFITFMLLFAVSNGYLVSLTMCLAPRQVLPQEREVTGTLMTFFLALGLSCGASLSFLFKALL
- the SLC29A2 gene encoding equilibrative nucleoside transporter 2 isoform X5, with product MARGDAPRDSYHLVGISFFILGLGTLLPWNFFITAIPYFQGRLAGANSTAETLGTNHTSPTDTFNFNNWVTLLSQLPLLLFTLLNSFLYQCIPERVRILGSLLVILLLFTLTAVLVKVDMSPGIFFSITMASVWLINSFGAVLQGSLFGQLGTMPSKYSTLFLSGQGLAGIFAALAMLISMASGVDAQTSALGYFITPCMGTIMSIVCYLSLPHLKFARYYLAKKPSKAHSQELETKAELLQSDLADGAVPGVGLHSHPVCLPSHHSHGDQLHRSWEVESVLQPHLLLPPLQRHGLSGTEPNLLLPVARRGQPAAAPAGLPAHPVCAALHAVPRAREVPTTHSLPPGRLLHHFHAAVRCLKWLPGVPHHVPGAQVWGMGRQVLPQEREVTGTLMTFFLALGLSCGASLSFLFKALL
- the SLC29A2 gene encoding equilibrative nucleoside transporter 2 isoform X1; protein product: MARGDAPRDSYHLVGISFFILGLGTLLPWNFFITAIPYFQGRLAGANSTAETLGTNHTSPTDTFNFNNWVTLLSQLPLLLFTLLNSFLYQCIPERVRILGSLLVILLLFTLTAVLVKVDMSPGIFFSITMASVWLINSFGAVLQGSLFGQLGTMPSKYSTLFLSGQGLAGIFAALAMLISMASGVDAQTSALGYFITPCMGTIMSIVCYLSLPHLKFARYYLAKKPSKAHSQELETKAELLQSDEKNGIPNSPQRAALTLDLDLEKETEVEPEEPQKPEKPSVFIVLRKIWLTALCLVLVFTVTLSVFPAITAMVTSSTGPGKWSQFFNPICCFLLFNVMDCLGRSLTSYFLWPDEDSRLLPLLVCLRILFVPLFMLCHVPERSRLPILFPQDAYFITFMLLFAVSNGYLVSLTMCLAPRQVLPQEREVTGTLMTFFLALGLSCGASLSFLFKALL
- the SLC29A2 gene encoding equilibrative nucleoside transporter 2 isoform X7; the encoded protein is MARGDAPRDSYHLVGISFFILGLGTLLPWNFFITAIPYFQGRLAGANSTAETLGTNHTSPTDTFNFNNWVTLLSQLPLLLFTLLNSFLYQCIPERVRILGSLLVILLLFTLTAVLVKVDMSPGIFFSITMASVWLINSFGAVLQGSLFGQLGTMPSKYSTLFLSGQGLAGIFAALAMLISMASGVDAQTSALGYFITPCMGTIMSIVCYLSLPHLKFARYYLAKKPSKAHSQELETKAELLQSDLADGAVPGVGLHSHPVCLPSHHSHGDQLHRSWEVESVLQPHLLLPPLQRHGLSGTEPNLLLPVGRLLHHFHAAVRCLKWLPGVPHHVPGAQAGAATGEGGDRHPHDLLPGAGALLWRLPFLPLQGTALKHSVEGSPSVSLQS
- the SLC29A2 gene encoding equilibrative nucleoside transporter 2 isoform X6 — its product is MARGDAPRDSYHLVGISFFILGLGTLLPWNFFITAIPYFQGRLAGANSTAETLGTNHTSPTDTFNFNNWVTLLSQLPLLLFTLLNSFLYQCIPERVRILGSLLVILLLFTLTAVLVKVDMSPGIFFSITMASVWLINSFGAVLQGSLFGQLGTMPSKYSTLFLSGQGLAGIFAALAMLISMASGVDAQTSALGYFITPCMGTIMSIVCYLSLPHLKFARYYLAKKPSKAHSQELETKAELLQSDEKNGIPNSPQRAALTLDLDLEKETEVEPEEPQKPEKPSVFIVLRKIWLTALCLVLVFTVTLSVFPAITAMVTSSTGPGKWSQFFNPICCFLLFNVMDCLGRSLTSYFLWDAYFITFMLLFAVSNGYLVSLTMCLAPRSGGWEGRCCHRRGR
- the SLC29A2 gene encoding equilibrative nucleoside transporter 2 isoform X8, whose translation is MARGDAPRDSYHLVGISFFILGLGTLLPWNFFITAIPYFQGRLAGANSTAETLGTNHTSPTDTFNFNNWVTLLSQLPLLLFTLLNSFLYQCIPERVRILGSLLVILLLFTLTAVLVKVDMSPGIFFSITMASVWLINSFGAVLQGSLFGQLGTMPSKYSTLFLSGQGLAGIFAALAMLISMASGVDAQTSALGYFITPCMGTIMSIVCYLSLPHLKFARYYLAKKPSKAHSQELETKAELLQSDLADGAVPGVGLHSHPVCLPSHHSHGDQLHRSWEVESVLQPHLLLPPLQRHGLSGTEPNLLLPVGRLLHHFHAAVRCLKWLPGVPHHVPGAQVWGMGRQVLPQEREVTGTLMTFFLALGLSCGASLSFLFKALL
- the SLC29A2 gene encoding equilibrative nucleoside transporter 2 isoform X2; amino-acid sequence: MARGDAPRDSYHLVGISFFILGLGTLLPWNFFITAIPYFQGRLAGANSTAETLGTNHTSPTDTFNFNNWVTLLSQLPLLLFTLLNSFLYQCIPERVRILGSLLVILLLFTLTAVLVKVDMSPGIFFSITMASVWLINSFGAVLQGSLFGQLGTMPSKYSTLFLSGQGLAGIFAALAMLISMASGVDAQTSALGYFITPCMGTIMSIVCYLSLPHLKFARYYLAKKPSKAHSQELETKAELLQSDEKNGIPNSPQRAALTLDLDLEKETEVEPEEPQKPEKPSVFIVLRKIWLTALCLVLVFTVTLSVFPAITAMVTSSTGPGKWSQFFNPICCFLLFNVMDCLGRSLTSYFLWPDEDSRLLPLLVCLRILFVPLFMLCHVPERSRLPILFPQDAYFITFMLLFAVSNGYLVSLTMCLAPRSGGWEGRCCHRRGR
- the SLC29A2 gene encoding equilibrative nucleoside transporter 2 isoform X3, whose amino-acid sequence is MARGDAPRDSYHLVGISFFILGLGTLLPWNFFITAIPYFQGRLAGANSTAETLGTNHTSPTDTFNFNNWVTLLSQLPLLLFTLLNSFLYQCIPERVRILGSLLVILLLFTLTAVLVKVDMSPGIFFSITMASVWLINSFGAVLQGSLFGQLGTMPSKYSTLFLSGQGLAGIFAALAMLISMASGVDAQTSALGYFITPCMGTIMSIVCYLSLPHLKFARYYLAKKPSKAHSQELETKAELLQSDLADGAVPGVGLHSHPVCLPSHHSHGDQLHRSWEVESVLQPHLLLPPLQRHGLSGTEPNLLLPVARRGQPAAAPAGLPAHPVCAALHAVPRAREVPTTHSLPPGRLLHHFHAAVRCLKWLPGVPHHVPGAQAGAATGEGGDRHPHDLLPGAGALLWRLPFLPLQGTALKHSVEGSPSVSLQS